The Pseudomonas baetica genome includes a region encoding these proteins:
- the dsbG gene encoding thiol:disulfide interchange protein DsbG → MPRLRHLLTLTLGTALLQLPSVQAAEELPAAIKQIEAKGAKIVGQFDAPDGLRGYAAQYQNRGMALYLTPDGKHVLLGNLYDADGKDLSSEPLQKLVYAPMAKEVWAKFEASNWIQDGNKDAPRTVYLFSDPNCPYCNVFWEQARPWVKAGKVQLRHIMVGIIREDSPGKSAALLAAKDPAKALADHEKAGKGSSLKALKDIPAAVQSKLAANMQLMEDLELQATPAIFYMDDKGELQQQQGAPTPDKLAKILGPK, encoded by the coding sequence ATGCCCCGCCTCCGCCACCTGCTGACGCTGACTCTGGGCACTGCCCTGCTGCAACTGCCGTCGGTTCAGGCTGCTGAAGAATTGCCTGCCGCGATCAAGCAGATTGAAGCCAAGGGCGCCAAAATCGTCGGCCAGTTCGACGCCCCGGACGGTTTGCGCGGTTACGCGGCGCAATACCAGAACCGCGGCATGGCGCTGTACCTGACCCCGGACGGCAAGCACGTGCTGCTGGGTAATCTATACGACGCCGATGGCAAAGACCTCAGCAGCGAACCGCTGCAGAAACTGGTCTACGCGCCAATGGCCAAGGAAGTCTGGGCCAAGTTCGAGGCGAGTAACTGGATTCAGGACGGCAACAAGGACGCGCCGCGCACGGTATACCTGTTCAGCGACCCGAACTGCCCGTACTGCAACGTGTTCTGGGAGCAGGCGCGACCTTGGGTCAAGGCCGGCAAGGTGCAGCTACGGCACATCATGGTCGGCATCATCCGCGAAGACAGCCCGGGCAAATCCGCCGCGCTGCTGGCGGCCAAGGATCCCGCCAAGGCGCTGGCCGATCACGAAAAGGCCGGCAAGGGCAGCTCGCTCAAGGCGTTGAAGGATATTCCGGCGGCGGTGCAGAGCAAACTCGCGGCGAACATGCAGTTGATGGAAGACCTGGAGTTGCAGGCGACGCCGGCGATCTTCTACATGGACGACAAGGGTGAGCTGCAACAGCAGCAAGGCGCGCCGACGCCGGACAAACTGGCGAAGATTCTCGGGCCCAAGTAA
- a CDS encoding TlpA disulfide reductase family protein, whose translation MLTLTLGTFAIALNHLLLISALALATFVGWRVAKRGGDNPESALFSLFLLGMLAARVAFVALYWSHYRNDPWQIVDLRDGGFLAWPGVIVLLLATLYRGWRRPGLRRPLGFGVASGVLFWLMATLSLNIYQQGTRLPEISLRNAAGETVKLSDYQGGPLVINLWATWCPPCRREMPVLESAQQQRPDLTFLFVNQAESMQSVATFLETQGLSLTNVLFDRSGRLGQAVGSMALPTTLFYSPDGRLLASHLGELSNASLARALENFDTPNPTAAPATSSRKLPCPASATC comes from the coding sequence ATGCTGACGCTCACCCTCGGCACCTTTGCCATCGCGCTTAATCACCTGCTGCTGATCAGTGCCTTGGCGCTGGCGACCTTCGTCGGTTGGCGAGTGGCCAAGCGTGGGGGCGATAACCCCGAGTCGGCATTGTTCAGCCTGTTTCTGCTCGGCATGCTCGCGGCGCGTGTGGCGTTTGTTGCGCTGTACTGGAGCCACTACCGCAACGATCCCTGGCAGATCGTTGACCTGCGCGATGGCGGCTTTCTCGCCTGGCCGGGGGTGATCGTCCTGCTGCTCGCGACGCTGTATCGCGGCTGGCGTCGTCCGGGTTTGCGCCGGCCTCTGGGCTTTGGCGTGGCCAGCGGTGTGTTGTTCTGGTTGATGGCGACGCTGTCGTTGAACATCTACCAACAGGGCACGCGATTGCCGGAGATTTCTTTGCGCAACGCCGCCGGAGAAACCGTCAAACTCAGCGATTATCAGGGTGGCCCGCTGGTGATCAACCTGTGGGCGACCTGGTGTCCGCCGTGCCGGCGTGAAATGCCGGTGCTGGAAAGTGCCCAACAGCAACGCCCGGACCTGACGTTTTTGTTCGTCAATCAGGCCGAAAGCATGCAAAGCGTTGCCACCTTTCTCGAAACCCAGGGTTTGAGCCTGACCAACGTGTTGTTCGACCGCAGTGGCCGATTGGGTCAGGCCGTGGGTTCCATGGCATTGCCGACTACCCTGTTCTATAGCCCTGATGGTCGCTTGCTGGCCAGTCACCTGGGCGAGTTGTCGAACGCCAGCCTGGCTCGCGCCCTGGAAAATTTCGACACCCCGAATCCAACTGCCGCACCGGCCACCTCTTCAAGGAAACTGCCATGCCCCGCCTCCGCCACCTGCTGA
- the dsbD gene encoding protein-disulfide reductase DsbD produces MRHFFLLFALLISGLAQAGNNPFETKPEFLPVDKAFVLTNERLESGETQLFWQIADGYYLYQKRLKFEGLSADQQPLLPEGESHSDEFFGEQPVYRQGLEVKIPASASGQIKVSYQGCADAGLCYPPQTRVIDLGGQANPATGAEAPDQALASSLQQRALGWSLLVFFGLGLLLAFTPCTLPMLPILAGMIVGSGATPRRGFALASSYVICMALVYAAMGVIAALLGANLQAWLQNPWLLGAFAAVFVVLALPMFGFFELQLPVALRDRLEHASRSRSGGSLIGAGVLGALSGLLVGPCMTAPLAGALLYIAQSGNALHGGLILFSLGIGIGVPLLLLVTVGNRFLPKPGDWMNLLKGVFGFLFLATALLMLRPVLDASLWLGLCGALLLIAAYCAWKQSEGFGRIAQLFGATSLILGLWGSLLVIGAAGGSDDPYQPLQVYSAGRVANAAPSAHDAFTTIKDPAALQRELDMAKAQGQWVLLDYYADWCVSCKVMEKQVFGKDKVMQALSDVRLLRLDVTADNNASRELLGRYKVPGPPSFVWIGADGEERRSQRITGEVDADTFLQRWTTTRDAN; encoded by the coding sequence ATGCGTCATTTTTTTCTATTGTTTGCGTTGCTGATCTCGGGCTTGGCCCAAGCGGGAAATAATCCATTCGAGACGAAACCGGAATTCTTGCCGGTCGACAAGGCATTTGTCCTGACCAACGAACGTCTGGAATCCGGTGAAACCCAGCTGTTCTGGCAGATCGCCGATGGCTATTACCTGTACCAGAAACGTTTGAAGTTCGAGGGGCTGAGCGCCGATCAGCAGCCGCTGCTGCCCGAGGGCGAATCCCACAGCGACGAGTTTTTCGGCGAACAACCGGTCTACCGCCAGGGTCTTGAAGTGAAAATCCCGGCCTCGGCCAGCGGTCAGATCAAAGTCAGTTATCAGGGTTGCGCCGATGCCGGCCTGTGTTATCCGCCGCAAACCCGCGTGATTGATCTGGGTGGCCAGGCGAACCCGGCCACAGGCGCAGAAGCGCCTGACCAGGCGCTGGCCAGCAGCCTGCAACAACGCGCGCTAGGCTGGAGCCTGCTGGTGTTTTTCGGCCTCGGCCTGCTGTTGGCGTTCACCCCTTGCACATTGCCGATGCTGCCGATTCTGGCCGGAATGATCGTCGGCAGCGGCGCCACGCCACGCCGGGGTTTTGCGCTAGCCAGCAGTTATGTGATCTGCATGGCGCTGGTGTATGCGGCGATGGGCGTGATTGCCGCGCTGCTCGGGGCGAACCTGCAGGCCTGGTTGCAGAACCCGTGGTTGCTCGGCGCTTTCGCAGCAGTGTTTGTGGTGCTGGCGCTGCCGATGTTCGGTTTCTTTGAACTGCAGTTGCCGGTGGCCCTGCGTGACCGCCTCGAACACGCTTCACGCAGCCGCAGCGGTGGCAGCCTGATCGGCGCCGGTGTGCTCGGCGCACTGTCCGGCCTGCTGGTCGGTCCGTGCATGACCGCGCCGCTGGCCGGTGCGCTGTTGTACATCGCACAGAGCGGTAATGCGCTGCACGGCGGTTTGATCCTGTTCTCGCTGGGCATCGGCATCGGTGTGCCGCTATTGCTGCTGGTGACCGTCGGTAATCGCTTCCTGCCCAAGCCCGGCGACTGGATGAATCTGCTCAAGGGCGTGTTCGGTTTCCTGTTCCTCGCCACCGCACTGCTGATGCTGCGTCCGGTTCTGGATGCGTCGTTGTGGCTCGGTTTGTGTGGTGCTCTGCTGCTGATTGCGGCCTATTGCGCCTGGAAACAGTCCGAAGGTTTCGGCCGTATTGCGCAGTTGTTCGGCGCCACCTCGTTGATCCTCGGGTTATGGGGCAGTTTGCTGGTCATCGGCGCCGCGGGCGGCAGCGACGATCCGTATCAGCCGCTGCAGGTCTACAGCGCCGGGCGCGTTGCCAACGCGGCGCCGAGTGCTCATGACGCGTTCACCACGATCAAGGATCCGGCGGCCCTGCAACGCGAGCTCGATATGGCCAAGGCCCAGGGTCAATGGGTCTTGCTCGACTATTACGCCGACTGGTGCGTGTCGTGCAAAGTCATGGAGAAGCAAGTGTTCGGCAAGGACAAGGTCATGCAGGCGCTGAGTGATGTACGCCTGCTGCGACTGGATGTCACCGCTGACAATAACGCCAGCCGCGAATTGCTCGGTCGCTATAAAGTGCCGGGGCCACCCAGCTTTGTCTGGATTGGCGCCGACGGCGAAGAGCGCCGTAGCCAGCGCATCACCGGCGAAGTGGATGCCGATACGTTCCTGCAACGCTGGACCACCACCCGAGACGCCAATTAA
- a CDS encoding response regulator, with translation MHVLVCEDDELIASGIVAGLTAQGLTVEHVNTASKARAMLKVAEFDVMVLDLGLPDEDGLKLLQQLRQHGLEIPVLILTARDSVTDRVDGLQAGADDYLLKPFDLRELFARLQTLLRRVAGRSVNLIEHGALTYDPSSRETRLAGKPVDLSRREQSLLQALLHNRGRVLSTEQLKDSVYGFNDELESNALNVHIHHLRSKLGKGIVETVRGLGYRLGPADGGDQGQ, from the coding sequence ATGCACGTATTGGTTTGCGAGGACGATGAGCTGATCGCCAGCGGCATCGTTGCCGGCCTCACGGCTCAAGGGCTGACCGTCGAGCACGTCAACACGGCGTCCAAGGCGCGGGCGATGCTCAAAGTCGCCGAATTCGACGTGATGGTGCTTGATCTCGGTCTGCCCGACGAAGATGGTCTGAAATTGCTGCAGCAACTGCGCCAGCATGGCCTGGAGATTCCGGTGCTGATTCTGACGGCGCGTGATTCGGTCACCGATCGGGTCGACGGCTTGCAGGCCGGCGCAGACGATTACCTGCTCAAGCCATTCGATCTGCGCGAACTGTTCGCACGCCTGCAAACCTTGTTGCGGCGAGTGGCCGGGCGCAGCGTCAATCTGATCGAACACGGCGCGCTGACCTATGACCCAAGCAGCCGCGAAACCAGGCTGGCCGGCAAACCGGTGGACTTGTCGCGGCGCGAACAATCGCTGTTGCAGGCCCTGTTGCATAACCGCGGGCGGGTACTGTCCACCGAGCAGTTGAAGGACAGCGTCTACGGTTTCAACGACGAGTTGGAGAGCAACGCGCTCAACGTGCATATTCACCACTTGCGCAGCAAACTGGGCAAAGGCATCGTCGAAACCGTGCGCGGTCTGGGCTATCGCCTGGGCCCGGCTGATGGTGGAGATCAGGGCCAGTGA